A stretch of the Nicotiana tabacum cultivar K326 chromosome 6, ASM71507v2, whole genome shotgun sequence genome encodes the following:
- the LOC107763548 gene encoding uncharacterized protein LOC107763548 yields MAGDLVFTSEEMVIDKGLGYPKAYAKICKDRSFGPFSRGPPFAFTPYSLPQHEVLRAKELDDMFPIIDPNAQPSTKPKIFLSLLWKQLNHLGNAGFDPEVFRVDSYGNVLYYHADSASPLAWEIDHWFPCSRGGLTVPSNLRIMQWQACEKKNHKLEFLIPWWDLQVGISINQFLSIFAISNSDFRRRAFSWLFSEGENEELNASQTVDSHVFPHHFVESQEKIGLAPAAVVLSRRESFDSSSTLKSLDINRRPRSNTPIVAYKRSKADLKENEDPGMVTNPYQAIVMARDSLRHREETSKIQAEIQKLDDEVGELKQKTEEEKAAVEELELVLIKKRRRAEKCRRLAEAQSSYRAMLEKMIRDAMHQSVVYKEQVRLNQAAANALMARLEAQRAICDSAERELHKRFKYRDELEQQIRPEWDQTRKRSRMDEFPDEEGDEKTLLCLPGSSSRAELEKDDQRVLCLPGMKSNDSMHKELRVFLDEEQKAYEGRLSLNGGQEKERQSDKAIVQAKDEDPTEEKIQNIEIQEEGITYNAGFPTFHEAEREEEDDESRKQRGKGNVEKWLQLLLDNSQEPTNFGTQTAEENNNGNRTLNAGEDETNEIDGTIRKENIKYPQNEIKKSRSEELEIAEDVKQTQKAAKQQEEAKREEVVHMAARKSSFSKREIGKKEERTELKGQKTPSRNPPPYRLILERRASDVGSASKGVVGRSSSCERTERKSEKEKEREFLRSDSARLFRRIPSSPSLLLSGMKKRVDCIRKKPSVVGDDSDEGRGGNGFIRSSIKTIKKAVKM; encoded by the exons ATGGCTGGAGATCTTGTTTTTACCTCTGAAGAAATGGTGATCGACAAGGGACTAGGGTACCCAAAGGCCTATGCCAAGATCTGTAAAGATCGAAGCTTTGGCCCCTTCAGCCGCGGCCCTCCTTTCGCTTTCACTCCCTATTCTCTACCACAGCATGAG GTTTTGAGAGCCAAGGAATTGGATGACATGTTCCCGATCATTGATCCGAATGCACAACCCAGTACAAAGCCGAAGATTTTCCTGTCTCTTTTGTGGAAGCAACTCAACCACCTCGG GAATGCAGGGTTTGATCCGGAAGTATTTCGAGTAGACTCATATGGCAATGTTCTGTATTATCATGCTGATTCAGCTTCACCTCTAGCATGGGAAATTGATCACTGGTTTCCTTGCTCCA GAGGAGGACTAACTGTTCCAAGCAATCTGAGGATAATGCAGTGGCAAGCATGTGAGAAAAAGAATCATAAGCTGGAATTTCTTATACCCTGGTGGGATCTGCAAGTTGGTATATCCATAAACCAGTTCCTGTCCATCTTTGCTATATCAAATTCAGATTTCAG GCGTAGAGCATTTTCATGGTTGTTTTCTGAAGGCGAAAATGAAGAATTGAATGCCTCACAAACTGTTGATTCACATGTTTTTCCTCATCATTTTGTTGAATCGCAAGAAAAGATTGGCCTGGCTCCAGCTGCTGTTGTTCTAAGTCGAAGAGAGTCTTTTGATTCTTCCTCTACTCTGAAATCCTTGGATATAAATAGAAGACCAAGATCAAACACTCCTATTGTAG CTTACAAAAGATCAAAGGCGGATTTGAAAGAAAATGAAGATCCAGGCATGGTGACCAATCCATACCAAGCTATTGTGATGGCTAGAGATTCTTTGAGACACAGAGAAGAGACTTCAAAGATACAGGCAGAAATACAGAAATTAGACGATGAAGTGGGTGAATTAAAGCAAAAGACTGAGGAGGAGAAAGCAGCCGTTGAAGAATTGGAACTAGTCCTAATAAAGAAAAGGAGGAGAGCAGAGAAATGTCGACGACTAGCTGAGGCACAATCTTCTTATAGAGCTATGCTAGAGAAGATGATTCGAGATGCCATGCACCA GAGCGTTGTCTATAAAGAACAAGTGAGGTTGAATCAGGCAGCAGCTAATGCTCTTATGGCAAGACTTGAAGCTCAAAGAGCAATTTGTGATTCTGCAGAGAGAGAGCTACACAAGAGATTCAAATATAGAGATGAACTCGAGCAACAGATAAGACCTGAGTGGGACCAAACAAGAAAAAGATCAAGAATGGATGAATTTCCAGATGAAGAGGGAGATGAGAAGACTCTTCTCTGCCTTCCTGGCAGCAGCTCAAGGGCAGAATTAGAGAAAGATGATCAAAGAGTTCTATGCTTGCCAGGGATGAAGTCCAATGACAGTATGCATAAGGAACTAAGAGTATTTCTGGACGAGGAGCAGAAAGCATACGAGGGAAGACTCTCTCTAAATGGAGGACAAGAGAAAGAAAGACAAAGCGACAAGGCTATTGTGCAGGCAAAGGACGAGGATCCTACAGAGGAGAAGATTCAAAATATAGAAATACAAGAAGAAGGGATAACATACAATGCCGGGTTTCCCACTTTTCATGAAGCTGAAAGAGAGGAGGAGGACGACGAGAGCAGAAAGCAACGTGGGAAaggaaatgttgaaaaatggctTCAGTTGCTTTTGGATAACTCACAAGAACCTACCAACTTTGGAACTCAGACTGCTGAGGAGAACAATAATGGTAACAGAACTCTTAATGCAGGAGAAGATGAAACTAATGAGATTGATGGCACGATTAGAAAGGAGAATATCAAATATCCACAGAACGAGATAAAGAAATCAAGATCAGAGGAGTTAGAAATAGCTGAAGATGTGAAACAGACGCAGAAAGCTGCCAAACAGCAAGAAGAAGCAAAAAGAGAGGAAGTTGTTCATATGGCAGCCAGGAAATCATCATTTTCAAAAAGAGAaattggaaaaaaagaagaaagaactgAGCTTAAGGGTCAAAAAACACCATCTAGGAATCCTCCACCCTACAGATTAATTCTAGAAAGGAGAGCCAGTGATGTAGGTTCTGCTTCTAAGGGAGTAGTAGGGAGATCTAGCAGCTGTGAAAGAACTGAAAGGAAG